ATGATCTGCCTGGAAATTGAATGTCACAACAGGtcaacataatataattaaaattgtgcAACTGAAATTTAAGAGTAAAGAAAATATACACATTTAGCTCATGTAATCTATGTTAAGATATCCTAGCACTTCCACTAGTAAATAGGTGACAACTTGGCCAGTAAAACAATCCATGTCTTCTCATTGAACACTGAAGATATAATATTGCGCGTCCTATTCTCCTAACTGTTTCTACTATCTTAAAGTAAGTAATACCCCACCGGACTTAATTGATCTACATCAATCATTCTTCTCTGCTCTAGAACTAGTTGAACCTAATATTTCAAATCTTGGACTAGTCCATTGAAAATCAGTAAAATCCAACCAGATTTAATGATATACTGAACCTGCAAACAAAGTTGCATGTTTAAGAACTGATAACTTAGGATAGCAATGCATCAGATTTCAAACCTAATTGCTACTGTAGCCACAGAAATAGCCATCacctacaaatatatatatagaaggaaATAATAGAAGCTTTACCAGCTTTAGTCAACTCAAGAGAAGTAATTCGTGCTGTGTAATAAGTCCCTCTGGTACTTATCTCCTGTACACAGAATCTGCAAAGTCCTCTTGAGAGATGCAGAGCTCAAGCAGCAACTCCCCtgcattaaacatttaaaatcaAGACATTGTATAGCACATAACTTTGACCAGTTCAATTTCTAAATACAAAAAACCTGACATTACATTAAATTATAAATCCCTAGCACTTCAAACACAAGAGAATATATGAAAGATTTACCACTTATTCCAGTGAACTTGTTGCAGACTTTTTCCATCATGTTTGTTAAATCTGATATGCTAGCTTGATTTTTCAAGGTATACTCTACAAAATCAGTTCCCATGCCTATAACAAttgcatataatattttaatcaaagAATGAACTAAAGTAACTGATAAACAAGTGAAACTCATAGGAAATCACCTAGAGACAAAGCAGGATCCACAGTACTAGTCTCTGCAGAATCCTGAACAAGGAGAATCGCAATCACTCCTTTATCTTCTTTCTGCCCTAACTCTTGCTCCAACAATTTCACACTGCTCAATCAGTAACATTTTTCATCACACACAAACCACTTAGGGTTTAAGATTTAGAGACAAATGAAATTAGGAAAAGAACTAACCTGTAGCAATACGGCGAAGGCGACTAGAAACAGCAAGGAGCGCATTGACGGCAACCAGAAATAAGCAAACAGCGAGGATTGACGGCAAAGGCGACGAGCGGCTGCCACGGCGAAGACAGTGGGCGCTGCTATGGGCGACAACCTCCATTGACCAAGCTTTGCTATGGGTGACGAAGTTGGTGGAGTTACGGTGACAAAGCGCCGACTTGGTGGTAGCACACACATGGTATGAGCACCGGGTGCGGCGCGAAAGAGTCTGAGTAGGGCGACGATCTGCTTTTCATTTCTAAGTGTTTGAACCGATTCTTTTTCTAAAGTCTCTgtagcaatatatataatatataaataaatttccgACCATTTGGTGGTCGGaaacaaaaaatctaatttaaaaaaattaaacaggCTCAAAATATTCCGACCACTTAGTgaaagtggtcggaatttccgactaCTTTCCGACCAACATAATTCTTTGacggaaaaatgaaaaaaaattactttttgtgACCAATTTTTTAGGTGGTCGGAAATGAGGTCGGAAAATCAATAATTTTCAGTAGtgactcattcaacaataatggtcgaaccaaatgaaccccgagcataacacctaaaggaaaagtccatagctcctatatcataatctcatttcatgacgttgtcatctatgctaccaacaataacccaattgcaaataacatactaccaacaaaaaggaagatgacaaatagtaaagatgaacacaatgacaatgttactcaaaagagaattaagagtacttagaaaaattcaaaccaaaagtagtatttatttagactatcatttttagaccaagtatttaaactatcgattttacaaagttgcaaatatttattttagtgacaattataatgaatttcatatattatcttggattcatatactttgagttacatatttaaataaacaaattcaacattcaattacatatgtataaacttctcctatataatcttgcattgatatactttcaaatatttatttaaatataaacattggacattaacccattcgcgcaatgcgcgtgttaaactagtattatatataaggcttAAATTATTGGTTATATATGCAATTTTGTTATGttattacttcatttttttctaaactttctattactccgtataattttgatataaagtactacatatatgttataaaatattattatatataagtcttaaagtattgattatatatgcaattttgttatattattactttaatgCATTCAAATTGTCTATTAAAGTTTTGTTATAAAGTACtatatttgtgctataaagtattatatataagacaTTTAGACTTTGTTTAGCGGATCTTATTTAAgaacttatagtttattttaagttattaataagttataagctctgcTTGGTATGTTCCCAAAATAAGCtggtagcttaaaataagagcttattttgaaacctACATTAGGCTTTGTTTGACAGAGCTCATTTatgagcttatagcttattttaagctagtaataagttataagctttgtttagtaatgttcccaaaataagctagtaacttaaaataagaacttattttgaaaagttactttaggtagcttaaaaaaaaaagctagtatttctaaaaaaaaaaaaaaaaaaaaaagctagtagattcttaacttttttccatctttatccttattattttaaataaagacatattttacccctcccaattaaaatccttttggccttttatttttattttttgaaaataaagaaagtcATTCATTTAATCATAAGCTGAAACAATTACAAATATGATCAATGGAACGGTATACCATTCCTTACAGTaagacatagaaacaatttcCCTAGCAATGCTACAAAGaacttgattcgcagactgtttcacaaatttgaaactAAATCCGTTGGATGAACTTAACgcttctttaatatcattgaAGGATTGATCAAATGTAGTCAAGACTGGCTTCGGTTGGAaagtcttgcacaccacctgagtattTTTTTTCAACCTTACGTTCATTGACAATACATCCATCGATCTGAACTGCAGATgctctttttcattgtcatctttgtcacccaggatggggttcacatacgccatgaccaACTTTTATGATTCACACATATGAAGAAAAGAACTCATTGTCATCGGTATCCTTTTGGCCTTTTATCTTCAATATGTTAGGCTGTAAtctcaatttgacatttgtgtgtttgaacattaatttttgtttgaactaattttatgaactacaaatattttgttttactttatatattttcaaatatatgttcttactttatattttattaaaatatattagttttattattttatatgtaaacaaatctatttaaatttaaaactatttaaattttatgaagatgtcctttttagtctttttatatttatcagcttatcaaaaagctgattttaccaaacacttttaaacataacagcTAACTTAACAGCTCTCCAGATTTCAGCTTCTAGCTTATAGCTATTTAGCTTTcaactaggtttgccaaacatagctaagctagtagcttcctaactttttttttttcatttttatccttattattttaaataaatgggaccctttacccctctcaattaaaattcttttggccttttttcttcaatatgtttgattgGGATTGTTATACCGtagaccagggtccacaatgcattgcgGACCTTGGTTCGAAATGAGCCGTATTGTTACGGattttacagttttttttttaaattaaaatataactgtaatttgaacaacaaaaacagtgacgaataagcaagaacaaaaaatacacacaagttcatcagatcacaaaaacaacacgacaaaaggtgaatatttaaacaacattgtgaaattttaaaagcattggaacataagagataatacttgggcttatattctgtatatcctaacattcgaatgcacaaacaaacacatcacaacggttgcctagaatacacagaacggttgcctagaatacacaaaatattgacacaaaatacgcagaactcatcctcctaacattcgaatgttactaacatgaatacacagaacggttgtctagaatacacagaacggttgcctagaatacatagaatattgacacaaaatacacagaactcatcctcctaacattcgaatgcacaaacacatcacaacctgtgttactaacatgaatacacagaatggttgcctagaatacacagaatgtcttcatagaatacacagaatattgacacaaaatgcacagaactcatcctcctaaacattcgaatgcacaaacacatcacaacctgtgttactaacatgaatacacagaacgattgcctataatacacagaactcatcctcctaacattttggtacggggtgcacaatgcattgtgtaccctggtccacgatataaattgccgtttgattgtaatttcaatttcacgTTTATCTGTTTgatgaacattaatttttgtatgaacaactataaacatatattttgttttactctatatagtttcaaattaaatatatgttcttactttttatttttaaaaaatatattgatttcattattttatattttaatatgtaaacaaatctatttaaatttaagactatttaaattttatgaagatgtcatttttagtctttttacatttttcaacttatcaaaaacctaatttaccaaacacttttaagcataacagctagtttaacagctcttcaaatttcaacttctagcttatagcttttcagctttcaggtACATTTTCAGCTAGATGTGCGAAACATAgccttaaagtattgattatatttacaattatgttatgttattactttatttcctGTAATTGTctattacaattttgttataaaataccaaatttatgatataacatattattatatatacaatttaaagtattgattatatatatctataattaTGCTATGgctcatttttattaaatttaacacattttatggatCAAATTGAAACTTGTGAGACGTTATCATAGGATATCCGCCCATTTTGTATATATGGCATGTATGACATCATATACTACACtttcattcaaaatttaaaattgtggaGTCATGTTGTATTATTTAAATGTATATACTTTAATTGTCTGACAGCTTTTGTTTTTCATTATGTTCTATAATTGGAAtaaatttcccttttttttccAATGCATATCTCACCTTTTTCGTCCCATGTATCCCATCGGCCATCACACTAAGCACAAATTAATAGGGTTTCGTACCCGAAGTTCTATTAGCAGCGGAGTGGAACCCACTGGCTTTATTTTGGGgaaacatatattattattaattttttacatcCAATGGAGGGGGAGgaaacatatattattttaatttgctgAAACTAACCCTACTTctgcttaattttattttgtttttaattttttcttaatatggTGTGTGAATGAGATCATAGGTTACTTAGATACAAATCATACTATATATGGTGGGATCATAGGTTAATAAACACCAATACATGGGTGctaggagaaggagaagaaatcGGAAAATAATCCCAACCAATAAGAAaaagagaaggagaagaaattCGAGTCGTGTGGAAcacatatttttcttaaaatcgaTTCGCTACCCCCGAGGGTGCTAGGAGCGTCGTCATAGTTTCAGtctcccaggataaaatggATTACGGTTTAATGTTTGAGAACTCAAATGAATAAACTCGACGAACTAGAACAACATGAGAGCACTTCATTCTTTTAATGGAAGTATTGGCAAAAATTTCCGAAGAAATGAGTTGAGAGAGGTGGAgtgaaaacaaaacaaaattttgaagttCTCAAAATAGCAGCCAAAACAATCTGCCAACAAGGTTTTTTAATAGGTGATGGAGAAATAAATAGCATTAAAAATGGCATTAACACGGGTTTAAAATGAATCTGTAACCTTCAACCCATTAACCTGGaatttaattctaaaattaaaacttgGAATTAATTCGCAATTAATTTTGAAGAGTTATTAGAATTAAATGTTCCAGAACGGTACTCCGCAAAGTAGTTCAAGCAGTACCCACGAATAGTAGCATGAAGGTTACATACGAATAGTCAACCGACCAAACTAAACAGTCAACCTACTCGAGCTGCTCGGATAGTGGCGCTCTGATGAGTTGGAAAAATATATGGAATATTGGCATTCGTGTCCGCAAGTGCCGGCGTACACAAGTCAAACTTTTTTTCagactcattttgggatttgatttgcactccccctgcgcgcgagagagagcctctatgttatacaattcaacatccttctaaaaggctcttgtatatataatgacgcaaacccacttcccaaaccaaggTGGAACAAGTGCTTTTCCAAAGCTTTTCCACCTACATTTTCCAACTCAAGTGAGTCTacttgagaatcaatttctcatttaccCATAATCCGTTTTGAgagtacaatatatcaatttttcgtctcactacgaagagtgCGAATGTACTTTGACCCGAGCCAAATCAGAAGTGGATCGGacctcacatatatttgtaccagaAAATAGCAacttaaatgccattttatgctaacaaTTCCAACAATAATCAATATCTATTGTCCATCTAAAAAATCTAATGGATATGAaggaattataaaaaaaaaaaaaagtgcaattacattttgataattatctCAAATTTTAATGTGCACTTTTACATAACATGTATTAGATGCACTCTATAATGTTGCAAACTGCTTTGTAATGTTGCTAAGTGTGTGCGTCCACATTAACTTTAAAATGCACTTAACAACAATACTAAATGCATTTCGCAACACTATACAATGCACTTTCACATAACACTAGATACATACtaaagttcaagttatttactAAAGTGccaccataatttttttttttccctttgctTTAGATCCATTAGATTTTTTAGATTGACTCCTCATATTGGTTTTTAGATTTCTCTTAGGAACAAGTTCTCATATCATCCCCGCTCCCTCTCACTCATATTCTGTCTCTCTCTATATAAGGAAGGGTTTAGGTGAGAGCACCTCGATATCCTTTGTAAAAAGTGTGAACCCATCCACACCCTCCATCTTGAGAAATCAAAGGCTATGATCATACAATTACTAAACGTGGAAATTGTTGTCTAGAATAGAACTAGGGACTAATTTGAGTCGTCCATATGAAAAGATCAACagatcatatataattttttaaaaatgcaatgactttttttgtaaataactcaaactttgaagCGCAAGTAACATGTGTTAGAATTGCAACTTGCAAGTCATAGGTGCAAGTGTGcaaataaaatcaattaaaagtgcaaccatCTACACTttatagtgcaagtaatttaattGTCATATCGGTAAaactaatgataacgttagatacacttaatattgttgctagggtgtacattatattgttgcacTATATGAAgctgttacttgcacttttaatacatacATTTCACTAGCACTATTGTTGCACTCTATGAATATTTTACTGGCACTTTTAGtgcattttacttgcacttcaaagtttgagttatttacaaaaataccactgcattttcttaaaattactTTTGATCCTTCCAGACGGACGGATGTGATTGGTTTCTAACTCTCTCTTGCGCGCCAATTCTCATTTGATCtgttttccctctctctctctctctctctacacacACACCATATATTGCACACACACATACCATACATTGAGCAAAAAATGTTACAAAaatgtatatgatatataaaataaaaatgtatttttaaatgaGCATAAAGGGCCAAATAAgcctattaaaaaaaagtaaaattaaagtcTCAAACTTGAAAAAACTCTAATTATACGGTTcaacttgaaaagaaattacaatTAGCCTATATTTTGACATGTTATTGCTTATAAACTCCAGATTAAATATAACATGAAGCCACCTTATTATGTTTTGTTGACTTGAATGCCTAGttgacatatataataataataataataataatatccttTTTAGATACAATACAATAGCAATTGTCACTAGTAAATAACCAAGTAGTCTAAAACCCAATAGATCAAAGTTACtgggaaaaaaaaagtcactaCTAGTTGAATTTAACTGAATTCACTAAATTATAGACTTAATAAAATCATCATTGCATTTAATTTGCAAGCACAGAATTTCAACATTATACAACATCTGAAGTGCAGAAATTAGaacaaatattaatactaaatccACTCAAATGTTATTGGTTAATTATCTTTTCAAAACAAAGAtcagagagagaaaagaaaaccCTGGAATACAGTAGTCTCCGATCGACGGCGGCGGCGAGGTTTCAGTAGCGATCCGTTTCGTCTTCTTCCCCGGCCGGGCCTCTGGTTTGGCTGGCTCTCAGCATCTCATACTCTCTGAACTTGTGGAGGTACCTTGTCATGGCCTCCGCATAGTTATCCAAACCTAGAGAGCTGAGAGCCCAAACGATGTCGTCCCCGTTCACCGTCTTCCGGTTCTCCTTGTGGCACTTGTCGGAGGCTTCACAGGTGACGAAGCTTATGAACTCCGAAGCGCTCTCTTGCATTCTCTCTTTGGCTTCTTTCGAGATTTTCGCCTTTTCTGGTAAGATCTGCTTCATTATCCTCCCCACGTTCGCTATTGGAAGCAACTTTTCATGCTCATCGCCCATCTTGCCCCTCCCTACCCTGCAAACTATGTGGAGATGATACTGTTTCGACACGTTGCACTCTCATCACTTTACCACCCGCGGcccctatttatatatattaaatatgtatgtatgtgtgtatgtatttatgtatgtttAAATCTTTGTATGccaacacacacatatatatggtcTAGTTGAGGTGAGAACCACTTCTTAGCTAGGAACCTGTGAACTCTTATGCACAGTTGAGATGTGAGATTGGACGAGTGTGAACTGAGGAGTGGTGCAATGGTGCACCGGGTGGTGCAATTGTGCAGATATAGTGTAATGATGCAGTGATGTATATTTAGCAAGTCAAGATCATTATAAACCATAAAATCGAGAAAGATCAACGGTGCACAATGGTATACAGGTTAACAGAGGTTCTCATATgaacttaattatatataagggTTTAGGTGCGGGATTGCTCCCAGGTAAAATATGGGATTAGATTTGAGGCATTGATCAATAgctcaaatcaataaaaattaaaacaaaaaaaattgcacgTTCTCCCCTCATCTGAGCACTTGGCCGGGATcacaaacaacataaacaaattcataaaattgtttataaaattaataaacaaaccgcgcaccttaagcatcaaaatgttgcaccttaaatacacaaatcacgcaccttaagcatacaaataaAGCACctaaagaacacaaaccacgcacctaaagattttaaatgacacaccttaagtacacaaactatgcaccttatgcacacaaatcatgcacctaaaggttaaaatgacgcaccttaagtatacaaaccacacaccttaacaTACAAATcttgcaccttaagaaggaaacacacgcaccttaagaaggaaattcaCTTACAATAA
This region of Ipomoea triloba cultivar NCNSP0323 chromosome 15, ASM357664v1 genomic DNA includes:
- the LOC116007650 gene encoding nuclear transcription factor Y subunit B-4-like gives rise to the protein MGDEHEKLLPIANVGRIMKQILPEKAKISKEAKERMQESASEFISFVTCEASDKCHKENRKTVNGDDIVWALSSLGLDNYAEAMTRYLHKFREYEMLRASQTRGPAGEEDETDRY